A genomic stretch from Desulfonispora thiosulfatigenes DSM 11270 includes:
- the gyrA gene encoding DNA gyrase subunit A: MENFNHGRIVPIDIEDEMRKSYIDYAMSVIVGRALPDVRDGLKPVHRRILYSMYKNGMTSDKPHKKSAHVVGDVLAKYHPHGDTAVYDAMVRMAQTFSTRYPLVDGHGNFGSVDGDSAAAMRYTEVRMTKLSLELLNDIEKNTIDYIPNYDESLEEPVVLPSRYPNLLVNGSSGIAVGMATNIPPHNLGEVIDGVTALIDNSEITNEELCEYVKGPDFPTGSVIMGREGIKSAYTTGRGSVKVRARTHMETMSNSKIRIVVTEIPYLVNKARLIEKIADLVRDKKIDGITDLRDESDRTGMRIVVELRRDANPQVILNQLYKFTQLQDTFSIIMLAVVNGSPKVLTLKDVLYHYLEHQKDVIVRRTKFDLERAEARAHIIEGLKIALDNIDEVIKTIRASKNAEEAKQNLINKFVLSDKQAQAILDMRLQRLTGLEREKLDEEYAELVKKIEYLRSVLSDENMVLNIIKEEITLIKSKYSDERLSEIGIDEDNANMEDLIAEEDVIITISHNGYVKRMLMDNYKSQRRGGKGITAMTTREEDFVEMLFTTTTHHYLLFFTNKGKVYRKKVYEIPESSRQAKGMAIINLLNITGDEKITAVIPIKTYTPNWYLIAATSNGIVKKTDLSQYDSQRKDGIIAISLDDNDELVGVQLTDGSQDMILSTRKGMAIRFNEEDVRAMGRTTRGVKGISLQDDFVISMERVREGGSVLVVSDNGYGKKTPISEYRSQNRGGKGIITMRKTDKNGLLVGTKIVRDEEEIMLISKRGIIIRLKVSEVSSMSRTTQGVHLMNIGEDDEVMAIARVVN, encoded by the coding sequence TTGGAAAACTTTAATCATGGTCGGATAGTACCCATAGATATTGAAGATGAAATGAGAAAGTCATATATTGACTATGCAATGAGTGTAATTGTAGGTAGAGCCCTTCCTGATGTTAGGGATGGTTTAAAACCTGTGCATAGGCGTATTTTATATTCAATGTACAAAAATGGTATGACTTCAGACAAACCTCATAAAAAGTCTGCCCACGTTGTTGGGGATGTTTTAGCTAAGTATCATCCGCATGGTGATACAGCAGTTTATGATGCTATGGTTCGTATGGCTCAGACATTTTCTACCCGCTATCCTTTAGTAGATGGTCATGGTAACTTTGGTTCTGTCGATGGTGACTCAGCTGCAGCAATGCGTTATACAGAAGTTCGTATGACAAAGTTATCCCTAGAATTATTAAATGATATTGAAAAAAATACAATTGATTATATTCCTAACTATGATGAATCTTTAGAAGAACCAGTTGTCTTACCATCTCGTTACCCAAATCTTTTAGTAAATGGGTCATCGGGTATTGCAGTAGGGATGGCAACTAATATACCACCTCATAATTTAGGTGAAGTAATTGATGGGGTTACTGCTTTAATTGATAATTCCGAAATTACTAATGAAGAATTATGTGAGTATGTTAAAGGTCCAGACTTCCCAACAGGATCAGTAATTATGGGAAGAGAAGGAATAAAATCAGCGTATACAACCGGTAGAGGATCTGTAAAGGTTAGAGCTAGAACTCATATGGAAACAATGAGTAATAGTAAGATACGCATTGTTGTTACTGAAATTCCATATTTAGTAAATAAGGCTAGATTAATTGAAAAAATAGCAGATTTAGTACGCGATAAAAAGATAGATGGTATTACGGATTTACGAGATGAATCTGATCGTACAGGTATGCGTATTGTAGTTGAATTAAGGAGAGATGCAAATCCTCAGGTTATTTTAAATCAATTATATAAGTTTACGCAATTACAAGATACTTTTAGCATTATTATGTTAGCAGTTGTAAATGGTTCACCAAAGGTTTTAACTTTAAAAGATGTTTTATACCATTATTTAGAGCATCAAAAAGATGTAATTGTACGTAGAACTAAATTTGATTTAGAGCGAGCTGAAGCTAGGGCTCATATCATAGAGGGTTTAAAAATTGCTTTAGATAATATCGATGAAGTTATTAAAACTATAAGGGCTTCTAAAAATGCAGAAGAAGCTAAACAAAATTTAATTAATAAGTTTGTTCTTTCTGATAAACAGGCTCAAGCTATTTTAGATATGAGACTGCAAAGATTAACTGGTCTTGAAAGAGAAAAGTTAGATGAAGAATATGCAGAATTAGTTAAGAAAATAGAATATTTAAGAAGTGTTTTAAGCGATGAAAATATGGTATTAAATATTATTAAAGAAGAAATTACATTAATTAAAAGTAAATATTCTGACGAGCGTTTATCTGAAATCGGCATAGATGAAGATAATGCAAACATGGAAGATTTAATAGCTGAAGAAGATGTAATTATAACCATTAGCCATAATGGTTACGTAAAAAGAATGCTGATGGATAACTACAAAAGTCAAAGAAGAGGTGGCAAAGGCATAACGGCTATGACCACTAGAGAAGAAGACTTTGTAGAAATGTTATTTACTACAACTACACATCATTATCTTTTATTCTTTACTAATAAAGGTAAAGTATACAGAAAGAAAGTATATGAAATACCAGAATCAAGTAGACAGGCAAAAGGAATGGCAATTATAAACCTCTTAAATATAACAGGTGATGAAAAAATCACAGCTGTTATTCCAATTAAAACATATACACCAAATTGGTATTTAATTGCTGCTACTAGTAATGGAATAGTAAAGAAAACTGATTTAAGTCAATATGATTCTCAGAGGAAAGATGGAATTATTGCTATTAGTTTAGATGATAATGATGAATTAGTAGGAGTTCAATTAACTGACGGTAGCCAAGATATGATCCTTAGCACTCGTAAAGGGATGGCGATAAGATTTAATGAAGAAGATGTAAGAGCAATGGGCAGAACAACTAGAGGAGTAAAAGGTATCAGCTTACAGGATGACTTTGTTATTAGTATGGAAAGAGTAAGAGAAGGTGGCTCTGTCTTAGTTGTTTCTGATAATGGCTATGGAAAGAAAACACCTATAAGTGAATATCGTAGTCAAAATAGAGGTGGTAAGGGTATTATCACCATGAGAAAAACTGATAAAAATGGCCTCCTTGTAGGTACTAAGATAGTTAGAGATGAAGAAGAAATAATGTTAATTTCTAAAAGAGGAATTATTATCAGACTAAAAGTAAGTGAAGTTTCTTCTATGAGTAGAACTACTCAAGGTGTACATTTGATGAATATCGGAGAAGATGATGAAGTAATGGCTATTGCAAGAGTTGTTAATTAA
- a CDS encoding acetate/propionate family kinase, giving the protein MKVFVINCGSSSLKYQLINMVDESVLASGLIERIGMDGSILTHKPEGKDKFIVEQKMENHEVAIKLVLDALVDEKHGVVKSMDEIDAVGHRVLHGGEYFDKSVLITDETMKTIEELIDLGPLHMPANIMGIKSCQNIMPNVPQVATFDTAFHQTIPEHAYIYSIPYEYYEKYKIRKYGFHGTSHKYITERAAFMLGKNVEEVNIVSCHLGNGASLAAIKNGKCIETSMGITPLEGLTMGTRSGDIDPAVIQVLMGKEDINIDQALEILNKKSGVLGISGVSSDFRDIEKAAEEGNHRAQLALDHFTYVVRKYIGAYIGAIGGVDAVVFTAGVGENAPGMRASICKGLEFFGIEVDEEENNMRGKEKDVSKARARVRTFVIPTNEEIVIARDTLELTK; this is encoded by the coding sequence ATGAAAGTCTTTGTTATAAACTGTGGTAGTTCTTCCTTAAAATACCAACTCATTAATATGGTTGATGAGAGCGTTTTAGCTTCTGGACTTATAGAAAGAATTGGTATGGATGGATCAATCTTAACCCATAAACCTGAGGGAAAAGATAAATTTATTGTAGAGCAAAAAATGGAAAACCATGAAGTAGCTATTAAATTAGTTTTAGATGCTTTAGTAGATGAAAAACATGGCGTTGTAAAAAGCATGGATGAAATTGATGCAGTAGGTCATCGTGTATTACATGGTGGAGAATACTTTGATAAATCAGTATTAATTACTGACGAAACTATGAAAACAATTGAAGAATTAATAGATTTAGGACCTTTACATATGCCAGCAAATATTATGGGAATTAAATCTTGCCAAAATATTATGCCAAATGTACCTCAAGTAGCTACATTTGATACAGCTTTTCACCAAACTATTCCTGAACATGCTTATATTTATAGTATCCCATATGAATATTATGAAAAATATAAAATTCGTAAATATGGTTTCCATGGTACTTCTCATAAATATATCACTGAAAGAGCAGCATTTATGTTAGGAAAAAATGTTGAAGAAGTAAATATTGTTTCTTGCCATTTAGGTAATGGTGCTAGTCTAGCTGCAATTAAAAATGGTAAATGTATAGAAACAAGCATGGGTATTACTCCATTAGAAGGTTTAACTATGGGTACTCGTTCTGGAGATATTGACCCGGCAGTTATCCAAGTATTAATGGGTAAAGAAGATATCAACATAGACCAAGCTTTAGAAATTTTAAATAAAAAATCAGGTGTATTAGGTATTTCTGGAGTAAGTAGTGACTTTAGAGATATTGAAAAAGCAGCAGAAGAAGGAAATCATCGTGCACAGCTTGCTTTAGATCACTTTACTTATGTAGTAAGAAAATACATAGGTGCATATATTGGTGCAATTGGCGGAGTTGACGCGGTTGTATTTACTGCAGGCGTAGGAGAAAATGCTCCTGGAATGCGCGCAAGCATTTGTAAAGGATTAGAATTCTTCGGTATTGAAGTGGATGAAGAAGAAAATAATATGCGTGGAAAAGAAAAAGACGTATCTAAAGCAAGAGCTAGAGTTCGTACTTTTGTAATTCCAACAAATGAAGAAATAGTAATTGCTCGTGATACTTTAGAACTTACAAAATAA